A DNA window from Pongo abelii isolate AG06213 chromosome 2, NHGRI_mPonAbe1-v2.0_pri, whole genome shotgun sequence contains the following coding sequences:
- the IL20RB gene encoding interleukin-20 receptor subunit beta isoform X1, protein MQTFTMVLEEIWTSLFMWFFYALIPCLLTDEVAILPAPQNLSVLSTNMKHLLMWSPVIVPGETVYYSVEYQGEYESLYTSHIWIPSSWCSLTEGPGCDVTDDITATVPYNLRVRATLGSQTSAWSILKHPFNRNSTILTPPGMEITKDGFHLVIELEDLGPQFEFLVAYWRREPGAEVRLQPWPLGQASGKKAQISEGTCQNGEEWGYSSAPRNHGARSCILCEGPDISEGHWEVQRLQPDRMCGGARRGHSPGTGPVCLCWLHADPCGRATVRLENGPAAPVLLLPRGGPPRHLENNQFTPEVNQLQKGGGGCLCHGCDVS, encoded by the exons ATGAAGTGGCCATTCTGCCTGCCCCTCAGAACCTCTCTGTACTCTCAACCAACATGAAGCATCTCTTGATGTGGAGCCCAGTGATCGTGCCTGGAGAAACAGTGTACTATTCTGTCGAATACCAggg GGAGTACGAGAGCCTGTACACGAGCCACATCTGGATCCCCAGCAGCTGGTGCTCACTCACTGAAGGTCCTGGGTGTGATGTCACTGATGACATCACAGCCACTGTGCCATACAACCTTCGTGTCAGGGCCACACTGGGCTCACAGACCTCAGCCTGGAGCATCCTGAAGCATCCCTTTAATAGAAACTCAA CCATCCTTACCCCACCTGGGATGGAGATCACCAAAGATGGCTTCCACCTGGTTATTGAGCTGGAGGACCTGGGGCCCCAGTTTGAGTTCCTTGTGGCCTACTGGAGGAGGGAGCCTGGTGCCGAGGTGAGACTCCAGCCTTGGCCTTTGGGTCAGGCTTCGGGAAAGAAGGCACAGATTTCTGAGG GAACATGTCAAAATGGTGAGGAGTGGGGGTATTCCAGTGCACCTAGAAACCATGGAGCCAGGAGCTGCATACTGTGTGAAGGCCCAGACATTAGTGAAGGCCATTGGGAGGTACAGCGCCTTCAGCCAGACAGAATGTGTGGAGGTGCAAG GAGAGGCCATTCCCCTGGTACTGGCCCTGTTTGCCTTTGTTGGCTTCATGCTGATCCTTGTGGTCGTGCCACTGTTCGTCTGGAAAATGGGCCGGCTGCTCCAGTACTCCTGTTGCCCCGTGGTGGTCCTCCCAGACACCTTG aaaataaccAATTCACCCCAGAAGTTAATCAGCTGCAGAAGGGAGGAGGTGGATGCCTGTGCCACGGCTGTGATGTCTCCTGA
- the IL20RB gene encoding interleukin-20 receptor subunit beta isoform X2, whose protein sequence is MQTFTMVLEEIWTSLFMWFFYALIPCLLTDEVAILPAPQNLSVLSTNMKHLLMWSPVIVPGETVYYSVEYQGEYESLYTSHIWIPSSWCSLTEGPGCDVTDDITATVPYNLRVRATLGSQTSAWSILKHPFNRNSTILTPPGMEITKDGFHLVIELEDLGPQFEFLVAYWRREPGAEEHVKMVRSGGIPVHLETMEPGAAYCVKAQTLVKAIGRYSAFSQTECVEVQGEAIPLVLALFAFVGFMLILVVVPLFVWKMGRLLQYSCCPVVVLPDTLKITNSPQKLISCRREEVDACATAVMSPEELLRAWIS, encoded by the exons ATGAAGTGGCCATTCTGCCTGCCCCTCAGAACCTCTCTGTACTCTCAACCAACATGAAGCATCTCTTGATGTGGAGCCCAGTGATCGTGCCTGGAGAAACAGTGTACTATTCTGTCGAATACCAggg GGAGTACGAGAGCCTGTACACGAGCCACATCTGGATCCCCAGCAGCTGGTGCTCACTCACTGAAGGTCCTGGGTGTGATGTCACTGATGACATCACAGCCACTGTGCCATACAACCTTCGTGTCAGGGCCACACTGGGCTCACAGACCTCAGCCTGGAGCATCCTGAAGCATCCCTTTAATAGAAACTCAA CCATCCTTACCCCACCTGGGATGGAGATCACCAAAGATGGCTTCCACCTGGTTATTGAGCTGGAGGACCTGGGGCCCCAGTTTGAGTTCCTTGTGGCCTACTGGAGGAGGGAGCCTGGTGCCGAG GAACATGTCAAAATGGTGAGGAGTGGGGGTATTCCAGTGCACCTAGAAACCATGGAGCCAGGAGCTGCATACTGTGTGAAGGCCCAGACATTAGTGAAGGCCATTGGGAGGTACAGCGCCTTCAGCCAGACAGAATGTGTGGAGGTGCAAG GAGAGGCCATTCCCCTGGTACTGGCCCTGTTTGCCTTTGTTGGCTTCATGCTGATCCTTGTGGTCGTGCCACTGTTCGTCTGGAAAATGGGCCGGCTGCTCCAGTACTCCTGTTGCCCCGTGGTGGTCCTCCCAGACACCTTG aaaataaccAATTCACCCCAGAAGTTAATCAGCTGCAGAAGGGAGGAGGTGGATGCCTGTGCCACGGCTGTGATGTCTCCTGAGGAACTCCTTAGGGCCTGGATCTCATAG
- the IL20RB gene encoding interleukin-20 receptor subunit beta isoform X4 produces the protein MKHLLMWSPVIVPGETVYYSVEYQGEYESLYTSHIWIPSSWCSLTEGPGCDVTDDITATVPYNLRVRATLGSQTSAWSILKHPFNRNSTILTPPGMEITKDGFHLVIELEDLGPQFEFLVAYWRREPGAEEHVKMVRSGGIPVHLETMEPGAAYCVKAQTLVKAIGRYSAFSQTECVEVQGEAIPLVLALFAFVGFMLILVVVPLFVWKMGRLLQYSCCPVVVLPDTLKITNSPQKLISCRREEVDACATAVMSPEELLRAWIS, from the exons ATGAAGCATCTCTTGATGTGGAGCCCAGTGATCGTGCCTGGAGAAACAGTGTACTATTCTGTCGAATACCAggg GGAGTACGAGAGCCTGTACACGAGCCACATCTGGATCCCCAGCAGCTGGTGCTCACTCACTGAAGGTCCTGGGTGTGATGTCACTGATGACATCACAGCCACTGTGCCATACAACCTTCGTGTCAGGGCCACACTGGGCTCACAGACCTCAGCCTGGAGCATCCTGAAGCATCCCTTTAATAGAAACTCAA CCATCCTTACCCCACCTGGGATGGAGATCACCAAAGATGGCTTCCACCTGGTTATTGAGCTGGAGGACCTGGGGCCCCAGTTTGAGTTCCTTGTGGCCTACTGGAGGAGGGAGCCTGGTGCCGAG GAACATGTCAAAATGGTGAGGAGTGGGGGTATTCCAGTGCACCTAGAAACCATGGAGCCAGGAGCTGCATACTGTGTGAAGGCCCAGACATTAGTGAAGGCCATTGGGAGGTACAGCGCCTTCAGCCAGACAGAATGTGTGGAGGTGCAAG GAGAGGCCATTCCCCTGGTACTGGCCCTGTTTGCCTTTGTTGGCTTCATGCTGATCCTTGTGGTCGTGCCACTGTTCGTCTGGAAAATGGGCCGGCTGCTCCAGTACTCCTGTTGCCCCGTGGTGGTCCTCCCAGACACCTTG aaaataaccAATTCACCCCAGAAGTTAATCAGCTGCAGAAGGGAGGAGGTGGATGCCTGTGCCACGGCTGTGATGTCTCCTGAGGAACTCCTTAGGGCCTGGATCTCATAG
- the IL20RB gene encoding interleukin-20 receptor subunit beta isoform X3, whose amino-acid sequence MKHLLMWSPVIVPGETVYYSVEYQGEYESLYTSHIWIPSSWCSLTEGPGCDVTDDITATVPYNLRVRATLGSQTSAWSILKHPFNRNSTILTPPGMEITKDGFHLVIELEDLGPQFEFLVAYWRREPGAEVRLQPWPLGQASGKKAQISEGTCQNGEEWGYSSAPRNHGARSCILCEGPDISEGHWEVQRLQPDRMCGGARRGHSPGTGPVCLCWLHADPCGRATVRLENGPAAPVLLLPRGGPPRHLENNQFTPEVNQLQKGGGGCLCHGCDVS is encoded by the exons ATGAAGCATCTCTTGATGTGGAGCCCAGTGATCGTGCCTGGAGAAACAGTGTACTATTCTGTCGAATACCAggg GGAGTACGAGAGCCTGTACACGAGCCACATCTGGATCCCCAGCAGCTGGTGCTCACTCACTGAAGGTCCTGGGTGTGATGTCACTGATGACATCACAGCCACTGTGCCATACAACCTTCGTGTCAGGGCCACACTGGGCTCACAGACCTCAGCCTGGAGCATCCTGAAGCATCCCTTTAATAGAAACTCAA CCATCCTTACCCCACCTGGGATGGAGATCACCAAAGATGGCTTCCACCTGGTTATTGAGCTGGAGGACCTGGGGCCCCAGTTTGAGTTCCTTGTGGCCTACTGGAGGAGGGAGCCTGGTGCCGAGGTGAGACTCCAGCCTTGGCCTTTGGGTCAGGCTTCGGGAAAGAAGGCACAGATTTCTGAGG GAACATGTCAAAATGGTGAGGAGTGGGGGTATTCCAGTGCACCTAGAAACCATGGAGCCAGGAGCTGCATACTGTGTGAAGGCCCAGACATTAGTGAAGGCCATTGGGAGGTACAGCGCCTTCAGCCAGACAGAATGTGTGGAGGTGCAAG GAGAGGCCATTCCCCTGGTACTGGCCCTGTTTGCCTTTGTTGGCTTCATGCTGATCCTTGTGGTCGTGCCACTGTTCGTCTGGAAAATGGGCCGGCTGCTCCAGTACTCCTGTTGCCCCGTGGTGGTCCTCCCAGACACCTTG aaaataaccAATTCACCCCAGAAGTTAATCAGCTGCAGAAGGGAGGAGGTGGATGCCTGTGCCACGGCTGTGATGTCTCCTGA